From the Desulfosarcina sp. BuS5 genome, one window contains:
- the rpoC gene encoding DNA-directed RNA polymerase subunit beta', whose product METLYDFFAKPMDPKIYSGIKIELASPEQIRKWSFGEIKKPETINYRTFKPERDGLFCAKIFGPTKDYECNCGKYKRMKHRGVICEKCGVEVIQSKVRRERMAHIELASPCAHIWFLKSLPSKIGTLLDMTLKNLEKVLYFDCYIVMDPKDTGLTRGQLLSDDKYYEALDTFGENFEVGIGAEAVKKMLENVDLEAEYAQLRTDIQTTGAIAKRQKYSKRLKVIDSFRRSGLNPVCMIMECIPVLPPDLRPLVPLEGGRFATSDLNDLYRRVINRNNRLKRLIDLKAPDIIVRNEKRMLQEAVDVLFDNGRQGRVILGTNKRPLKSLSDTLKGKQGRFRQNLLGKRVDYSGRTVITVGPNLRLHQCGLPKKMALELFKPFVYYRLEKKGIVSTVKSAKKIVERETPEVWDALDEVVKEYPIFLNRAPTLHRLGIQAFEPILIGGKAIQLHPLVCTAFNADFDGDQMAVHIPLSIESQIEARVLVLSSDNILSPANGNPIIVPSQDIVLGIYYMTRGIAGLQGDGKLFSSLGEVRSAFDAGAVDLHSKIVVRINGVREETTVGRVLLYEILPNEKVLSLNHIMVSTEEDAKIILDRLKNREYFKELSIEYSNNQDEGNNGFLSKEEFNRFFNLKSEEADKLYSQEPGTYSEVFFDGDLYHLFEVVAKKPDISFDIINKVMDKKSLGQLVDSVYRNLGPKATVILADRLKDLGYEYSTKGGLSISIDAMIIPPTKQDIIQRADAQVNEIGRQYTEGLITQGEKYNKVVDIWAKATDDVANEMMNAMKMASPTDNEDVDIVINKDRESGPTESFNPIYMMADSGARGSKDQMRQLAGMRGLMAKPSGEIIETPINANFREGLSVLQYFISTHGARKGLADTALKTANSGYLTRRLADVAQDCTVIMHDCGSVNGIEVEPLMEGGEVIQRLGERILGRVAAEDILDPFTDELLVKMGEYIDEADVEKIEAAGIIIVKIRSVLTCRVKNGVCVMCYGRDLAHGRPVEIGQAVGILAAQSIGEPGTQLTMRTFHIGGTASRRVEQADIRAMSDGTIKYMDLDAAVNSENKIVVMNRKGGEFAIIGNTGRERERFPVIYGAHINVNEGDQVKPGDLLATWDPFTTPILTEVGGDIKFGDINLGKTMQVKVDPVTGKSSRMIIESKHVEERPRISIKDKSGKTADRKSSEGKARYYLPVDAILMVDEGDSVMPGDVIAKLPRATTKTKDITGGLPRVAELFEVRKPKEMAILSAIDGYVSIRKGTKKGKRKITITPVDVGDKKEYLIPQGKHINVYEGDYVKAGEPLIGGSANPQDILNIKGEIALARYLVNEVQEVYNLQGVRINDKHIEIIVHQMMKRVKIIDAGDTDFILEEQVDRIRFDEINSAVKENGGKPAVAESLILGITKASLSTESFISAASFQETTKVLAEASISGKVDRLKGLKENIIMGRLIPAGTGFPEYGAFDIEM is encoded by the coding sequence TTGGAAACATTATACGATTTTTTTGCCAAACCGATGGACCCTAAAATATATTCCGGTATAAAAATAGAGTTGGCATCACCGGAGCAGATCCGTAAATGGTCGTTTGGGGAGATTAAGAAACCCGAAACAATAAATTACAGGACGTTTAAACCTGAACGTGATGGTCTTTTTTGTGCCAAGATTTTTGGTCCTACCAAGGATTATGAATGTAATTGCGGCAAATATAAACGTATGAAGCATAGGGGGGTTATCTGTGAGAAATGCGGCGTTGAAGTAATACAGTCAAAAGTCCGCAGAGAAAGAATGGCTCATATTGAGCTCGCCTCACCTTGCGCGCATATATGGTTTTTGAAGAGTCTGCCCAGCAAAATCGGCACTCTTCTCGATATGACCTTAAAAAATCTTGAGAAAGTACTCTATTTCGACTGTTATATAGTAATGGATCCTAAGGATACCGGGTTAACGCGCGGGCAGTTGTTGTCTGACGACAAGTATTATGAGGCCCTTGATACTTTTGGTGAGAATTTTGAGGTCGGCATCGGCGCTGAGGCTGTTAAAAAGATGTTGGAAAATGTTGATCTTGAAGCGGAATATGCTCAGCTAAGAACAGATATCCAGACCACCGGCGCCATTGCCAAGCGCCAGAAATATTCTAAAAGACTGAAGGTAATTGATTCTTTCAGGCGTTCAGGCCTGAATCCGGTTTGTATGATAATGGAGTGTATTCCTGTCCTGCCGCCTGATTTGCGTCCGCTTGTTCCTCTTGAAGGCGGAAGATTTGCTACTTCCGATCTTAATGATCTTTACCGGAGGGTAATTAATCGTAATAATCGTTTAAAACGTCTTATAGACTTAAAGGCACCTGATATTATAGTTCGCAACGAGAAGAGGATGTTGCAGGAAGCCGTGGACGTGCTATTTGATAACGGAAGACAGGGCAGGGTCATTCTCGGTACCAATAAACGTCCTTTAAAATCCTTAAGTGACACATTAAAGGGTAAGCAGGGGCGTTTCCGTCAGAATCTGCTCGGAAAAAGGGTCGATTATTCCGGTCGTACTGTTATTACGGTAGGACCTAATCTCAGATTACACCAGTGCGGTCTTCCAAAGAAAATGGCTCTCGAGCTCTTTAAACCTTTTGTCTATTATCGCCTTGAAAAAAAAGGCATAGTTTCTACTGTCAAGAGTGCCAAAAAAATAGTAGAAAGAGAGACGCCGGAGGTTTGGGATGCCTTGGATGAGGTTGTGAAGGAATATCCTATTTTCCTTAACCGCGCTCCCACTCTTCATCGATTGGGAATACAGGCCTTTGAACCTATACTTATAGGGGGCAAGGCTATTCAGCTTCACCCGCTTGTTTGCACCGCATTTAATGCAGACTTTGACGGGGATCAGATGGCAGTTCATATACCCCTTTCTATTGAATCACAGATTGAGGCCAGGGTATTGGTTCTGTCCAGCGATAATATTCTTTCCCCTGCTAATGGCAACCCTATCATTGTTCCAAGTCAGGATATTGTTCTAGGTATATATTACATGACTAGGGGAATTGCCGGTTTGCAAGGTGATGGCAAGCTATTTTCAAGTTTGGGAGAGGTTCGTTCAGCCTTTGACGCAGGTGCGGTTGATCTTCATTCTAAAATCGTAGTACGTATCAATGGCGTAAGGGAAGAGACCACAGTCGGCCGGGTTTTGCTGTACGAGATCCTTCCCAATGAAAAGGTCTTGAGCTTGAACCATATAATGGTTTCTACAGAGGAAGATGCGAAGATTATATTGGATAGGTTAAAGAACAGAGAGTATTTTAAAGAGTTATCCATTGAATATTCAAATAACCAGGATGAAGGGAATAACGGTTTTCTGAGCAAGGAAGAATTTAACAGGTTTTTTAATCTAAAAAGCGAGGAAGCGGATAAACTTTATTCGCAAGAACCCGGAACATATAGTGAAGTCTTTTTTGATGGTGATCTCTACCATCTTTTTGAGGTTGTAGCCAAGAAGCCTGATATATCTTTCGACATAATAAATAAAGTAATGGATAAAAAGTCTCTTGGCCAACTTGTCGATTCTGTGTACAGGAACCTTGGGCCGAAAGCTACTGTGATACTTGCAGACCGGTTGAAGGATCTGGGTTATGAATATTCGACTAAAGGAGGGTTATCAATATCCATCGACGCTATGATTATTCCTCCAACAAAACAGGATATAATTCAAAGAGCTGATGCACAGGTTAATGAGATAGGCAGGCAGTATACGGAAGGTCTCATAACCCAGGGGGAAAAATATAATAAAGTCGTCGATATATGGGCTAAAGCTACTGATGATGTTGCCAATGAGATGATGAATGCTATGAAAATGGCCTCTCCCACGGATAATGAGGATGTCGATATTGTTATTAATAAAGACAGGGAATCCGGGCCTACAGAAAGTTTTAATCCTATTTATATGATGGCTGATTCCGGAGCAAGAGGCAGCAAGGATCAAATGAGACAATTGGCTGGGATGAGGGGGCTTATGGCAAAACCGTCAGGTGAAATTATAGAGACTCCCATTAATGCCAATTTTAGAGAGGGACTTTCGGTTCTGCAATATTTTATTTCCACCCACGGAGCAAGGAAGGGATTGGCTGATACAGCATTAAAGACGGCAAATTCAGGATATCTTACAAGGCGGTTGGCCGATGTTGCCCAAGACTGTACAGTAATTATGCATGACTGCGGCTCTGTGAATGGGATCGAGGTAGAGCCTCTAATGGAGGGCGGAGAGGTTATTCAGCGTCTGGGTGAAAGGATATTGGGACGTGTAGCCGCTGAGGATATTTTAGATCCCTTTACTGATGAACTGCTTGTAAAGATGGGTGAATATATTGATGAGGCTGATGTTGAAAAGATAGAAGCCGCAGGTATTATTATTGTAAAAATCAGGTCTGTATTGACGTGTAGGGTTAAAAACGGAGTATGTGTTATGTGTTACGGTCGTGACCTTGCTCATGGGAGGCCGGTTGAGATAGGCCAGGCAGTAGGAATTCTAGCCGCCCAGTCTATAGGCGAGCCTGGAACCCAGTTGACAATGCGGACATTTCATATCGGAGGAACAGCCAGCCGAAGGGTTGAGCAGGCTGATATCCGGGCAATGTCGGATGGTACGATAAAGTATATGGATCTTGACGCTGCGGTTAATTCAGAGAATAAGATTGTTGTAATGAATCGAAAAGGTGGTGAATTTGCAATTATTGGCAACACAGGCCGTGAACGAGAGCGTTTTCCTGTAATTTACGGAGCCCATATAAATGTGAATGAGGGTGATCAAGTAAAGCCGGGAGATTTGCTTGCAACCTGGGATCCATTTACAACACCTATTTTGACCGAGGTTGGGGGGGATATCAAATTTGGAGATATAAACCTGGGAAAAACAATGCAGGTGAAAGTAGACCCTGTGACAGGAAAATCGAGTCGCATGATAATAGAATCGAAACACGTAGAGGAACGTCCGAGGATTTCTATTAAAGACAAGAGCGGTAAGACAGCCGACAGGAAGTCCTCTGAGGGGAAGGCTCGTTATTATCTGCCTGTGGACGCTATACTTATGGTCGACGAGGGGGATAGTGTAATGCCTGGAGATGTTATCGCCAAACTGCCGCGAGCTACAACCAAGACAAAAGATATTACAGGAGGCCTGCCAAGGGTTGCCGAGCTTTTTGAAGTTCGCAAACCAAAAGAGATGGCTATTTTGAGTGCAATTGACGGGTATGTATCCATTAGAAAAGGCACAAAAAAGGGAAAACGGAAAATTACGATTACCCCTGTTGACGTTGGCGATAAAAAAGAGTATTTGATTCCACAGGGTAAACATATCAATGTTTATGAGGGTGATTATGTAAAGGCTGGCGAACCTCTTATTGGGGGTTCAGCGAATCCTCAGGATATTCTTAATATTAAAGGTGAAATTGCATTGGCTCGTTACCTGGTAAATGAAGTTCAGGAAGTTTATAATCTGCAGGGCGTTCGTATCAATGACAAACATATTGAAATTATTGTGCATCAGATGATGAAGCGTGTCAAGATTATTGACGCGGGGGATACCGATTTTATTCTTGAGGAACAGGTCGATCGGATTAGGTTTGATGAGATAAACAGCGCTGTTAAGGAGAATGGGGGTAAACCGGCTGTTGCCGAATCGTTGATTCTTGGAATAACCAAAGCATCACTCAGTACCGAAAGCTTTATTTCGGCAGCTTCTTTTCAGGAGACAACAAAGGTGCTGGCGGAAGCGAGTATTTCAGGCAAAGTTGATAGACTTAAAGGACTTAAGGAGAATATTATTATGGGTAGACTGATCCCTGCCGGTACCGGCTTTCCTGAGTATGGTGCTTTTGATATTGAAATGTAA
- the rplK gene encoding 50S ribosomal protein L11: MAKKIIAMIKLQVTAGKANPSPPIGPALGQHGVNIMDFCKAFNARTADNDGMIIPVVITVYQDRTFTFITKTPPASVLLKKAAKIAKGAADPKRDRVGKVTIKQVEDIANMKMVDLNANDLGAACRIIKGTARSMGIEVGK; this comes from the coding sequence ATGGCTAAAAAAATTATTGCAATGATAAAACTGCAGGTTACGGCGGGTAAAGCCAACCCTTCCCCTCCAATAGGTCCGGCACTTGGGCAGCATGGTGTAAATATTATGGATTTCTGTAAAGCATTCAATGCTAGAACTGCAGATAACGATGGTATGATAATACCTGTTGTTATAACTGTATATCAAGACAGAACCTTTACTTTTATCACCAAAACGCCCCCAGCTTCTGTTTTACTTAAAAAGGCGGCAAAAATAGCTAAAGGCGCTGCTGATCCGAAACGTGACAGAGTCGGTAAGGTGACCATAAAACAGGTAGAAGATATTGCCAATATGAAGATGGTTGATTTAAATGCCAATGATTTGGGTGCAGCATGTAGAATCATTAAGGGTACTGCAAGAAGTATGGGGATAGAAGTCGGTAAATGA
- the rplL gene encoding 50S ribosomal protein L7/L12 — MADIKKDDVIEFIANMSVLELSEMVKEMEEKFGVSAAAPVAMMAAGPADGGAEKADEKTEFDVILTAFGDKKIQVIKEVRAITGLGLKDAKALVDGAPAPVKEGIAKDEADKIKSQLEDAGAQIEVK, encoded by the coding sequence ATGGCAGATATAAAAAAAGATGATGTGATTGAGTTTATAGCTAATATGTCGGTGCTTGAGCTATCTGAGATGGTTAAGGAGATGGAAGAGAAATTCGGTGTCTCAGCTGCAGCCCCGGTTGCCATGATGGCGGCAGGCCCTGCAGATGGAGGAGCGGAGAAGGCTGATGAAAAAACCGAGTTTGATGTTATTTTGACTGCCTTTGGTGATAAAAAGATTCAGGTAATTAAAGAAGTAAGAGCAATTACCGGCCTTGGACTTAAAGATGCCAAGGCGCTTGTGGACGGTGCCCCTGCTCCTGTAAAGGAAGGTATTGCAAAGGATGAAGCGGACAAAATCAAGTCCCAGCTTGAAGATGCGGGAGCACAGATCGAGGTAAAATAG
- the rplA gene encoding 50S ribosomal protein L1: MPKRGKKYLESIKKVDAEARYNFDEGVKSSIDLSYAKFDESVDIAVRLGVDPRHADQMVRGTVVLPNGIGRDVKVLVFAKGEKEKEALDAGADFVGNDDMAEKIKGGWFGFDKAVATPDMMGSVGKIGRILGPRGLMPNAKTGTVTFDVAKAVKELKAGKIDFRVEKTGIVHATVGKVSFGVEKLVQNIAAFIETILRLKPASSKGTYIKGIVISTTMGPGIKVDTANIKDLFK, encoded by the coding sequence ATGCCTAAGCGTGGTAAAAAGTACTTGGAATCGATAAAAAAAGTAGATGCCGAGGCAAGGTATAATTTTGATGAAGGCGTAAAGTCTTCGATAGATTTGTCTTATGCCAAATTTGATGAATCTGTTGATATTGCTGTCCGTCTTGGAGTTGATCCCAGACATGCCGATCAGATGGTTCGCGGAACAGTAGTTTTACCAAATGGAATTGGCAGGGATGTTAAAGTTTTAGTTTTTGCTAAAGGTGAGAAAGAGAAAGAAGCTCTTGATGCCGGAGCGGATTTTGTCGGCAATGATGATATGGCTGAAAAAATTAAAGGCGGGTGGTTTGGTTTTGATAAAGCTGTTGCCACACCGGATATGATGGGTTCTGTAGGAAAAATTGGAAGAATTCTAGGGCCAAGAGGTCTCATGCCTAATGCAAAAACAGGGACCGTAACGTTTGATGTTGCTAAAGCCGTCAAGGAACTTAAAGCCGGAAAAATTGATTTCAGAGTGGAAAAAACCGGAATTGTACATGCGACTGTAGGCAAAGTATCTTTTGGTGTAGAAAAGCTGGTTCAGAATATAGCCGCTTTTATAGAAACAATACTTCGCCTTAAACCGGCTTCAAGCAAGGGGACCTATATAAAAGGCATTGTCATATCAACAACTATGGGACCGGGCATTAAAGTAGATACGGCCAATATAAAGGATTTATTCAAATAG
- the rplJ gene encoding 50S ribosomal protein L10, with protein MKLEEKKQIVQDLHEKFLKFQVVILTDYKGLDVTKLNTLRRQLREVDSEYRVVKNSLLVRACENTEVELIKDSFTGPSAIAYSYNDPVAPAKVLAAFIKEHTELEIKNGVLNGKVLDLNAIKALSDLPSREVLLGMLLSAANGVPTAFVRALNDVPIKMLNVLQAIKDQKEANA; from the coding sequence ATGAAATTGGAAGAAAAGAAACAGATTGTTCAAGATCTGCATGAGAAATTTTTAAAATTTCAGGTTGTAATCTTGACAGATTATAAAGGACTTGATGTCACTAAGCTCAATACCTTACGAAGGCAGTTAAGAGAGGTTGATTCAGAATATAGGGTAGTTAAAAATTCGCTTCTTGTAAGAGCTTGTGAAAATACGGAAGTTGAGTTGATAAAGGATTCTTTTACCGGTCCAAGCGCGATAGCTTACAGTTATAACGATCCGGTTGCGCCGGCCAAAGTTTTAGCTGCATTTATTAAAGAGCATACCGAACTTGAAATAAAAAATGGCGTTTTGAATGGCAAGGTGCTTGATTTAAACGCTATTAAAGCTTTGTCTGATTTGCCGTCGAGAGAGGTTCTGTTAGGCATGCTCTTGTCGGCTGCTAACGGTGTGCCGACAGCTTTTGTCAGAGCGCTGAACGATGTTCCCATAAAGATGTTGAATGTATTACAGGCAATTAAAGATCAAAAAGAAGCTAATGCTTAG
- the rpoB gene encoding DNA-directed RNA polymerase subunit beta: MSESSLANKRIRKNFGKIPKIIEIPDLIGVQKQSYKRFLQMNVPPEKREDIGMQAVFQSVFPINDLTGTSSLEFVSYRFVDIKNSVEECISRGMTYEIPISITVRLVVYDLDIETGVSSIRDIKEQEVYFGTIPLMTEKGTFVINGTERAVVSQLHRSSGVFFSHDQGKTHSSGKVIYSARIIPVRGSWIDMEIDPKGVVYIRIDRRRRFPITILFKAFGYTTEDILSYFYHKEKIIVRDEFFYKSIKGQYDLLKSLKGWRASYDVEDPATGEVFVKEGRLFTQKAIKQIKAAELDMIQISREDIIDSVFASTLLDPETDIPIVRANDQVNDDLLERLRAAGINEFELLVIDGVIGSDSMQKTLLLDKTESKLEALIEIYRRLRPGNPATQEVAQDFVDKLFFRSTYYDLSGVGRMKINQRLGIGSLSDLRVLRKEDILCTTKALIDLKDTQGIVDDIDHLGNRRIRAVGELLENQYRIGLVRMVRAIKERMTLQEVDALMPHDLVNPKPVTAVVREFFGTSQLSQFLDQTNPLSETTHKRRLSALGPGGLTRERAGFEVRDVHPSHYGRICPIETPEGPNIGLIVSLSTYARVNDYGFIETPYRVVENGKVSNTIKFLDAFEEKDHPLAQANAPIDEHGCYINPLVTSRVAGEFMMVKQEDIEFMDISPNQLVSISASLIPFLENDDANRALMGSNMQRQAVPLLNASAPLVGTGIEGVVAKDSGVTLVAKRDGVVIYVDASRIIIKHDFFEQHDGKLQGAPVTIYKLSKFIRSNQNTCFNHRPIVKKGQRVKAGEIIADGSATEKGELSLGKNVMAAFMPWAGYNFEDSILVSERLVRDGVYTSVHIEEFEVVARDTKIGKEDITRDIPNVGEEALRNLDDSGIIRLGAEVVQGDILVGKITPKGETQLSPEEKLLRAIFGEKAGDVKDTSLRVPPGVEGIVIDAKVFSRRGIDKDERTSQLENKEIATLEKDRDDELGMLEEVVRMRLEELLVGQKSLSLVQQNTTVFIAKDSLIESSNLAGMPLTLLDGIILQDHERAETVYDLLDLYKEQCDSCNDAFDKKVKQYEKGDDLPPGVIKMIKVYVAMKRKLSVGDKMAGRHGNKGVVSRILPLEDLPYFEDGTPVDMVLNPLGVPSRMNVGQILEIHLGRAAKGLGDQLNRLLEKKRLTDLRDKLKRIFSLKKQTEMIDSFDDRDLMDFASNYKDGVHMATPVFDGAKENEIKSLLDEAGISISGQVTLYDGRTGEAFNEKITVGAMYMLKLHHLVDDKIHARSIGPYSLVTQQPLGGKAQFGGQRFGEMEVWAMEAYGAAYALQEFLTVKSDDMAGRTRIYERIVKGQNLLEPGIPESFKVLTKELQSLGLNVTLLENEN; encoded by the coding sequence ATGTCGGAAAGCTCTTTGGCAAATAAACGGATTAGGAAAAACTTCGGTAAAATTCCTAAGATTATTGAGATACCTGATCTTATTGGAGTGCAGAAGCAATCTTATAAACGGTTTCTGCAAATGAACGTGCCACCCGAAAAGCGTGAAGATATCGGTATGCAGGCGGTATTTCAATCTGTATTTCCCATAAATGATCTCACCGGAACATCTTCCCTGGAATTTGTTTCGTATAGATTTGTTGATATAAAGAATAGCGTGGAAGAATGTATAAGCAGAGGGATGACATATGAGATACCGATAAGTATTACTGTCAGGCTGGTTGTATATGATCTGGATATTGAAACAGGGGTTTCCAGTATCCGTGATATTAAGGAGCAGGAGGTATATTTCGGAACTATTCCACTTATGACCGAAAAGGGTACATTTGTAATAAATGGAACTGAGCGGGCTGTTGTAAGTCAGCTTCATCGATCATCAGGAGTTTTTTTCAGCCATGATCAGGGAAAAACACATTCAAGCGGGAAGGTTATCTATTCTGCCAGAATAATTCCCGTGCGCGGCTCGTGGATCGATATGGAAATAGACCCTAAAGGTGTCGTTTATATAAGGATAGACAGACGACGCAGATTTCCAATTACTATTCTTTTCAAAGCATTTGGATATACTACCGAAGATATCCTTTCTTATTTCTATCATAAAGAAAAGATTATTGTTCGTGACGAATTTTTTTATAAATCTATCAAAGGGCAATATGACCTGTTGAAGAGCCTTAAGGGTTGGCGAGCCTCTTATGACGTAGAGGATCCCGCAACGGGTGAGGTCTTTGTTAAAGAAGGCCGTCTCTTTACCCAGAAAGCTATCAAGCAGATTAAAGCGGCTGAATTAGATATGATTCAGATTTCCAGGGAAGATATTATTGACAGCGTTTTTGCATCTACCTTGCTTGATCCGGAAACTGATATCCCCATCGTGCGTGCCAATGACCAGGTTAATGATGATCTGCTTGAACGATTGAGGGCGGCAGGAATTAATGAATTTGAACTGCTTGTTATTGATGGAGTAATAGGCAGTGATTCTATGCAAAAGACTCTTTTGCTGGACAAAACCGAGTCAAAACTGGAAGCGCTTATCGAAATTTACAGAAGACTCAGACCTGGAAATCCAGCTACACAGGAGGTTGCTCAGGACTTTGTTGACAAGCTGTTTTTCAGATCCACCTATTATGATCTTTCCGGTGTAGGCCGCATGAAGATTAACCAGCGTCTCGGAATAGGGAGTCTGTCTGATTTAAGGGTGCTGCGAAAAGAAGATATTCTGTGCACAACAAAAGCTCTTATTGATCTTAAGGATACACAGGGAATCGTTGACGATATTGATCATTTGGGTAACCGAAGAATAAGAGCTGTTGGAGAGCTTCTTGAAAATCAGTATCGTATTGGACTTGTCCGCATGGTTCGTGCCATTAAAGAGCGGATGACTCTGCAAGAGGTAGATGCATTAATGCCCCATGACCTTGTTAATCCCAAACCGGTTACGGCTGTGGTAAGAGAGTTTTTCGGAACCAGTCAGCTTTCACAGTTTCTTGATCAAACCAATCCTCTTTCGGAAACAACACATAAACGGAGACTCAGCGCCCTGGGACCGGGGGGGCTAACGCGTGAACGTGCCGGTTTTGAAGTTAGGGATGTACATCCTTCACATTATGGTCGAATATGTCCCATAGAAACTCCCGAGGGTCCGAATATAGGGCTTATCGTATCCCTTAGCACCTATGCCCGTGTGAATGATTACGGTTTTATTGAAACACCATACAGAGTTGTGGAGAACGGTAAAGTTTCAAATACTATAAAGTTTCTGGATGCTTTTGAAGAGAAGGATCATCCCCTGGCACAGGCGAATGCCCCTATTGATGAACATGGATGCTATATCAATCCGCTTGTTACTTCACGTGTTGCCGGTGAGTTTATGATGGTCAAACAAGAAGATATCGAGTTTATGGATATATCTCCTAATCAGCTTGTTAGTATTTCTGCATCTCTTATTCCTTTTTTGGAAAATGATGATGCCAACAGAGCATTAATGGGTTCAAACATGCAGCGCCAGGCGGTTCCGTTGTTAAATGCTTCAGCTCCCCTGGTCGGTACGGGTATTGAAGGTGTTGTGGCTAAAGATTCCGGTGTTACACTGGTGGCAAAACGGGATGGTGTAGTCATATATGTTGATGCTTCTCGTATAATAATAAAGCATGATTTTTTTGAACAGCATGATGGCAAACTTCAGGGTGCTCCTGTTACCATATATAAACTTTCTAAATTTATACGTTCAAATCAGAATACATGTTTTAATCACCGTCCAATAGTAAAAAAAGGTCAAAGGGTAAAGGCCGGAGAAATAATTGCCGATGGATCCGCCACCGAGAAGGGTGAACTTTCCCTTGGCAAGAATGTAATGGCGGCGTTTATGCCTTGGGCGGGATATAACTTTGAAGATTCTATTCTTGTTAGTGAAAGACTTGTAAGGGATGGGGTATATACATCTGTTCACATTGAAGAGTTTGAAGTAGTGGCGCGTGATACAAAAATAGGGAAGGAAGATATTACGCGTGATATACCGAATGTTGGCGAGGAAGCCCTGAGAAATCTTGATGACAGTGGTATTATAAGGCTGGGAGCGGAAGTGGTTCAGGGAGATATTTTAGTCGGAAAAATTACTCCGAAGGGTGAGACGCAGCTTTCTCCGGAAGAAAAACTACTTCGAGCAATATTCGGTGAAAAGGCCGGTGATGTCAAGGATACTTCCCTTCGAGTTCCTCCAGGAGTCGAAGGGATAGTTATTGATGCTAAAGTTTTTTCAAGAAGAGGTATTGATAAAGATGAACGTACCAGCCAGCTTGAGAACAAAGAGATAGCAACCCTTGAGAAAGACAGGGATGATGAGCTTGGAATGCTTGAAGAAGTCGTCAGAATGCGACTTGAGGAATTGCTGGTTGGGCAGAAAAGCCTCTCGCTTGTGCAGCAGAATACGACGGTTTTTATTGCCAAAGACAGCCTCATCGAATCAAGTAATCTGGCCGGAATGCCCTTAACGCTTCTCGATGGCATAATATTGCAGGATCATGAAAGAGCTGAAACTGTATACGATCTTCTGGATCTTTACAAAGAGCAATGTGATAGTTGCAATGATGCTTTTGATAAAAAAGTAAAACAGTATGAAAAAGGTGACGACCTTCCGCCTGGCGTTATTAAAATGATAAAAGTCTATGTGGCGATGAAAAGGAAGCTTTCGGTGGGAGATAAGATGGCAGGCCGGCATGGAAATAAAGGCGTTGTTTCCAGAATTCTTCCTTTGGAGGATCTTCCCTATTTTGAAGATGGTACTCCGGTAGATATGGTGTTGAATCCACTTGGTGTCCCTTCTCGCATGAATGTTGGACAGATTTTGGAAATCCATTTGGGAAGAGCCGCAAAGGGCTTAGGAGATCAGCTCAACAGGCTGCTGGAAAAAAAGAGACTTACCGATCTTAGAGATAAATTAAAACGTATATTTTCCTTAAAGAAGCAAACTGAAATGATAGACAGCTTTGATGACCGGGATTTAATGGATTTTGCTTCCAATTATAAGGATGGTGTTCATATGGCTACTCCTGTTTTTGACGGCGCAAAAGAGAATGAGATAAAGTCTCTTTTGGATGAGGCTGGAATTAGCATTTCAGGTCAGGTGACGCTGTACGACGGTCGAACAGGGGAAGCTTTTAATGAAAAGATAACAGTGGGCGCAATGTATATGTTAAAGCTGCATCATCTTGTTGATGATAAAATACACGCCAGATCCATTGGTCCTTATTCTCTTGTTACTCAGCAGCCTTTGGGTGGAAAGGCTCAGTTCGGAGGCCAGCGGTTTGGGGAGATGGAAGTCTGGGCCATGGAGGCTTATGGGGCTGCTTACGCTTTGCAGGAGTTTTTGACTGTAAAGTCAGATGATATGGCTGGACGAACTCGCATTTATGAGAGGATCGTTAAAGGCCAAAATCTGCTGGAACCTGGAATTCCAGAGTCTTTTAAAGTCCTTACAAAGGAATTGCAGAGTTTGGGCCTGAATGTGACATTGTTGGAGAATGAAAATTAG